From Veillonella dispar, one genomic window encodes:
- the gluQRS gene encoding tRNA glutamyl-Q(34) synthetase GluQRS has protein sequence MKGRFAPSPTGYIHLGNVWIALLSYISTRQQKGTYVVRMEDIDLQRSKRELGEALLDDLEWLGFEWDEGPRVGGPEVSYWQSERQTYYADILEYLALEKLIYPCFCNRARLQSIASAPHVGEVVHRYDGKCRHLRDFEMQELCNSKEPSLRLAIDSCDLEFDDRWQGKQHIHLEGELDDYVLRRGDGMYAYNLAVVLDDIAMGITEVIRGDDLLDTTGQQLYLYNTLQQCYPHKNIVVPKYGHAPLLVDTDGHRLSKRQKSITIRELREQQWSASRILGELAVAGGLIDGAKYSHSQISLSDLIHLDLSVPSLRQKTIVIE, from the coding sequence ATGAAAGGTAGATTTGCGCCTAGTCCAACAGGATATATTCATCTTGGTAACGTGTGGATAGCACTTTTATCATATATCTCTACACGCCAACAAAAAGGAACGTATGTTGTACGTATGGAGGATATAGACCTACAACGGTCAAAACGAGAACTAGGGGAAGCTTTACTAGATGATTTAGAATGGCTTGGCTTTGAATGGGATGAAGGTCCTCGTGTAGGTGGTCCAGAAGTATCTTATTGGCAAAGTGAAAGACAAACATATTATGCAGACATATTAGAATATCTCGCATTAGAAAAACTAATTTACCCTTGCTTTTGTAATAGAGCGCGACTACAATCTATAGCTTCTGCACCTCATGTAGGCGAAGTGGTGCATCGTTATGATGGAAAATGTCGACATTTACGTGATTTTGAAATGCAAGAGTTATGTAATAGCAAAGAACCATCCTTGCGCCTTGCTATAGATTCTTGTGATCTTGAGTTTGATGATCGATGGCAAGGTAAGCAGCATATTCATTTGGAAGGTGAACTAGATGATTATGTATTACGTCGTGGTGATGGTATGTACGCATATAATTTGGCAGTCGTATTAGATGATATAGCTATGGGAATAACTGAAGTGATTCGAGGCGATGATTTACTCGATACAACGGGACAGCAATTATATTTGTATAATACATTACAACAATGCTATCCCCATAAGAATATAGTGGTTCCTAAGTATGGTCATGCCCCACTTTTGGTAGATACAGATGGCCATAGACTTTCTAAACGCCAAAAGAGTATTACAATCCGTGAATTACGAGAACAGCAATGGTCAGCATCTAGAATTTTAGGAGAGTTAGCTGTTGCAGGCGGGCTTATAGATGGTGCTAAGTATAGTCATTCACAAATAAGCCTTTCTGATTTAATTCATTTAGACCTATCGGTTCCTAGTTTGAGGCAAAAAACAATTGTCATTGAATGA
- a CDS encoding class II SORL domain-containing protein yields MAVHDYIKSGDFATEKHVPVIETVDTVKAGETFHVTLSVGKDIAHPNTVEHHIEWIKLYFVAEGTQLPFEVGEISFNVHGDGATANEGPVHAISEGSLAVSLNKSGKLIAVSYCNIHGLWESEKEITVA; encoded by the coding sequence ATGGCTGTACATGATTACATTAAATCCGGCGATTTCGCTACTGAAAAACACGTTCCTGTTATCGAAACTGTTGACACTGTAAAAGCAGGTGAAACTTTCCACGTAACATTGTCCGTTGGTAAAGACATCGCACATCCTAACACTGTAGAACATCACATTGAATGGATCAAATTGTACTTCGTAGCTGAAGGTACTCAATTGCCATTCGAAGTTGGTGAAATTTCCTTCAACGTACATGGTGACGGCGCAACTGCAAACGAAGGCCCTGTACACGCAATCTCTGAAGGTTCTTTGGCAGTTTCCTTGAACAAATCTGGTAAATTGATTGCTGTATCCTACTGCAACATCCACGGTTTGTGGGAATCCGAAAAAGAAATTACAGTTGCTTAA
- the cobI gene encoding precorrin-2 C(20)-methyltransferase, with product MKGKLYGIGVGPGDSELMTVKAARIVGEADIIITPKTEKKDGSVALNIASPYIQEHTEIVPVVFPMVLDDATQEEGWQEAKRIILSYLDQGKSVVFLTLGDPMFYSTYMYVYRLIENTGHEIETIPGVTAFCAIGSHLGYPIVEKEEVLAIVPATAPKEKIDAVLAVADDAVIMKVYKNFDEVQETLIKHNMADDAVMISRVGLPDEQVFVGLDNMPKDTKLNYLSTILAKRKDR from the coding sequence ATGAAAGGTAAATTATATGGCATTGGCGTAGGCCCTGGCGATTCTGAATTAATGACTGTGAAAGCTGCTCGCATCGTAGGTGAAGCAGATATTATCATCACACCTAAAACAGAAAAGAAAGATGGTTCTGTAGCACTTAATATTGCATCCCCATATATTCAAGAACATACAGAAATCGTTCCTGTAGTATTCCCAATGGTATTGGATGATGCTACACAAGAGGAAGGTTGGCAAGAAGCAAAACGCATTATCTTGTCCTACTTAGATCAAGGTAAAAGCGTTGTATTCTTAACATTGGGCGATCCTATGTTCTACAGCACATACATGTATGTATATCGCTTGATCGAAAATACAGGCCATGAAATCGAAACAATTCCTGGCGTTACTGCTTTCTGTGCTATTGGTTCTCATCTTGGTTACCCAATCGTAGAAAAGGAAGAAGTATTAGCTATCGTTCCTGCTACAGCACCTAAAGAAAAAATTGATGCTGTATTAGCCGTAGCTGATGATGCAGTAATCATGAAAGTATACAAAAACTTTGATGAAGTACAAGAAACATTGATTAAACACAATATGGCAGATGATGCGGTTATGATTAGCCGTGTAGGTTTACCAGATGAGCAAGTATTCGTAGGCCTTGATAATATGCCAAAAGATACTAAACTCAACTACTTGTCTACAATCCTTGCAAAACGTAAGGACCGTTAA
- the tnpA gene encoding IS200/IS605 family transposase, whose protein sequence is MATKTQSLAHTKWLCKYHIVFTPKYRRKVIYNQYRNSLREILRRLCEYKGVKIIEGELMADHVHMLVLIPPKISVSSFMGYLKGKSALMMFDKHANLKYKFGNRHFWSEGYYVSTVGLNEATVKKYIREQELHDQMKDKLSVKEYEDPFKGSK, encoded by the coding sequence ATGGCAACAAAGACACAGAGCCTTGCGCACACAAAATGGTTATGCAAATACCACATAGTATTTACACCTAAGTATAGACGTAAAGTTATATATAATCAATACAGAAATAGTTTACGTGAAATATTGAGACGTTTATGTGAATATAAGGGCGTCAAGATTATAGAGGGGGAGCTTATGGCTGATCATGTGCATATGCTAGTATTAATCCCGCCTAAAATATCAGTATCATCTTTTATGGGATACTTAAAAGGGAAAAGTGCACTAATGATGTTCGATAAACACGCAAACTTAAAGTATAAATTTGGAAATAGACACTTTTGGTCCGAGGGTTATTATGTTAGTACAGTAGGTTTAAATGAGGCTACAGTAAAGAAATATATACGTGAGCAAGAGTTACATGACCAAATGAAAGATAAACTTAGTGTAAAAGAATATGAGGACCCTTTTAAGGGTAGCAAGTAA
- a CDS encoding CoA-binding protein has protein sequence MTIQQALDQKVWAVIGATDKTEKFGYKIYKCLKDHGYEVYPVNPNVAEVDGDKCYSSLSALPVVPAVVDFVVPESAGLAALDECKELGISTVWLQPGADKPSVVEKAHALNLHVIQDCVLVQLP, from the coding sequence ATGACAATTCAACAAGCTTTAGATCAAAAGGTGTGGGCCGTTATTGGAGCCACTGATAAAACCGAAAAGTTCGGCTATAAGATTTATAAATGTCTTAAAGATCACGGATATGAAGTATATCCAGTTAATCCTAATGTTGCAGAAGTAGATGGAGACAAATGTTACTCTAGTCTTTCTGCACTTCCTGTTGTACCAGCTGTTGTGGATTTTGTTGTACCAGAATCAGCGGGTTTAGCTGCACTTGATGAATGCAAAGAACTTGGCATTTCAACTGTGTGGTTACAACCAGGAGCGGATAAACCATCTGTTGTTGAAAAAGCACATGCTTTAAACTTGCATGTCATTCAAGATTGTGTATTAGTTCAATTACCGTAG
- a CDS encoding sirohydrochlorin cobaltochelatase — MKQAILVVAFGSTVDSAREHNIDSVVEYIRKAYPDYTVELAFSSRIIVKRLRERGIEVPTEQGALEKLIQEGYTHIYVQPLHFTGGEEFDKLKNNILAHEGEGQLEVLRVGRPLVYYIGQEEHPDDYQILIDRFIKSLNISKDDGLLLVGHGGLGSGNSSYGNLQFKLIREGLTNVRIAVLENAPYVADVAMPWEWLDGKRPNTIYVHPLLLVLGDHAQNDLFGDEEDSVINELADYGYEVKPIHSALGEYEAIQDIFRQHVQDCIDDLYGKRSSHRPTIPNIK, encoded by the coding sequence ATGAAACAAGCTATTTTAGTTGTTGCCTTTGGGTCCACTGTTGACAGTGCTCGTGAACATAATATTGATTCCGTAGTAGAATATATCCGTAAAGCGTATCCGGACTATACTGTGGAACTAGCTTTTTCCTCTCGTATTATCGTTAAGCGTTTACGCGAACGTGGTATTGAGGTGCCTACTGAACAAGGGGCATTAGAAAAACTCATCCAAGAAGGGTATACACATATTTATGTACAACCACTTCACTTCACTGGCGGTGAAGAGTTTGATAAATTGAAAAATAATATCCTTGCTCATGAAGGGGAAGGACAGCTAGAAGTATTGCGCGTAGGTAGACCTCTCGTATATTATATTGGCCAAGAAGAGCATCCAGATGATTACCAAATCTTAATTGACCGATTCATTAAATCTCTTAACATTTCTAAGGACGATGGTTTATTACTAGTTGGTCATGGTGGCCTTGGTTCTGGTAATTCCTCATATGGTAATTTACAATTTAAACTAATTCGTGAGGGGCTTACGAATGTACGTATTGCGGTGCTAGAAAATGCGCCATATGTAGCAGACGTAGCTATGCCATGGGAATGGCTTGATGGGAAGCGTCCAAATACAATTTATGTGCACCCATTATTATTAGTTCTTGGAGATCATGCACAAAACGATCTCTTTGGTGACGAAGAAGATAGCGTTATTAATGAACTTGCCGATTATGGTTATGAAGTTAAACCAATCCATAGCGCACTTGGTGAATATGAAGCAATACAAGATATCTTCCGTCAACATGTGCAAGATTGTATTGATGATTTGTATGGCAAACGTAGTTCACATCGTCCAACAATTCCAAATATTAAATAG
- a CDS encoding aspartate kinase, which yields MALIVKKFGGSSVATPEKIFNIVDRVLREKKEDDKVVIVVSAMGDTTDDLVALAKEVTSKPYGREMDRLLSTGEQVTIALMAMAFNERGHKAMSLTGDQAGITSSDTFNKGRILGVDPNRVFEALDEGNIVVVAGFQGITEYGDMVTLGRGGSDTTAVALAGAMKADVCEIFTDVEGVYSTDPRVAKEAFKLEEVTYGEMLEMARLGAGVMQPRAVEMGFRYGVPIHVRSTFSDKTGTIIREDYTVEANKHVITGVADDTNTAKVALVGVENKPGVAETVFKALAAKNVDVDMIVQSIRAVGEPKTDLIFTVAMDDVVLAREVLAELQKTVDIEAVNIDEKMAKVSIIGAGMLGQPGVAAQMFDILSQEGINIEIISTSEISISCLVAEDRVKDAVRVIHNGLLLDQRG from the coding sequence GTGGCCTTAATCGTTAAAAAATTTGGTGGTAGTTCCGTAGCTACACCAGAAAAAATATTTAATATTGTTGATCGCGTCCTTCGTGAGAAGAAAGAAGACGATAAAGTCGTTATCGTTGTATCCGCTATGGGTGATACAACAGATGACTTGGTAGCATTGGCTAAAGAGGTAACATCTAAGCCTTATGGTCGTGAAATGGACCGCTTGTTATCTACAGGTGAGCAAGTAACGATTGCATTGATGGCGATGGCTTTCAACGAACGTGGTCATAAAGCGATGTCCTTAACAGGTGACCAAGCAGGTATTACAAGTAGTGATACATTTAATAAAGGCCGTATTTTGGGTGTTGATCCAAATCGCGTGTTTGAAGCTTTGGATGAAGGTAATATCGTAGTTGTGGCAGGTTTCCAAGGTATTACTGAATATGGTGACATGGTTACTTTAGGCCGTGGTGGCTCTGATACAACTGCTGTTGCATTGGCAGGTGCTATGAAAGCTGATGTGTGTGAAATCTTCACAGATGTTGAAGGTGTTTACTCTACAGACCCTCGCGTTGCAAAAGAGGCTTTCAAATTAGAAGAAGTAACATATGGCGAAATGCTTGAGATGGCACGTCTTGGTGCAGGTGTAATGCAACCTCGCGCCGTAGAAATGGGTTTCCGTTATGGTGTACCTATTCACGTACGTTCAACATTTAGTGACAAAACAGGTACTATTATTCGGGAGGATTATACTGTGGAAGCAAATAAACACGTAATTACTGGCGTAGCTGACGATACTAATACAGCAAAAGTAGCCCTTGTAGGCGTTGAAAATAAACCAGGTGTGGCAGAAACTGTATTTAAAGCATTGGCTGCAAAAAATGTGGACGTTGATATGATTGTTCAATCTATCCGTGCCGTAGGTGAACCTAAAACTGACCTTATCTTCACAGTAGCTATGGATGATGTTGTACTAGCTCGTGAAGTATTAGCAGAATTACAAAAAACTGTTGATATCGAAGCTGTAAACATCGACGAAAAAATGGCAAAGGTTTCTATCATTGGTGCAGGTATGTTAGGTCAACCAGGCGTAGCTGCTCAAATGTTTGATATCTTGAGCCAAGAAGGCATCAATATTGAAATCATTTCTACTTCTGAAATTAGTATTTCTTGCCTTGTTGCTGAAGACCGCGTTAAAGATGCTGTTCGTGTAATTCACAACGGCTTATTGTTAGACCAAAGAGGTTAA
- a CDS encoding insulinase family protein: MEINKVYSGFRLDRIERIDEINGTAYEMKHEKSGARLIYIDSPDSNKVFNIAFRTTPHNSTGVAHIMEHSVLCGSRKFPLKEPFVELVKGSLNTFLNAMTYPDKTMYPVASKNDKDFHNLMDVYLDAVFYPRVREDAEIVMQEGWHYELENADDELTYKGVVFNEMKGVYSSPDSVLERQMMRELFPDTTYGVDSGGDPDYITDLTYEEFQEFYRVHYHPSNSYIFLYGDMNIEEQLAFLNDEYLSHFDAIDVHTEVALQAPFTEGKVVSYPYSVGSEEPTDNRTLHSFAYVLPDVTPEHSLAFEVLTHALLTSPAAPLKQALVKAGIGSDVSGYYLDSIRQPMWTVQATGSNLDKQADLQRIVESTLQELCDKGLDKELLEASLNSIEFALRESDFGGRPIGLAYIIRMMDNWLYDNDPLELLHYEEALANIRKGLAGTYFEDLIRHSILNNNHKVLVSIYPERGLQERKDAEVKEHLATVKANMTSEEIEAIVEQTKRLKIRQETPDSDEALASIPLLELSDLNPNIEAVERRESKIGNTTVHFVPTFTKGINYVGLYFKLNCLTEEELFYADILSDILGRIDTSERGYEALAKDINMNLGGLSSDITAISKDGKRDEFTPLMIVRAKALHSKLPDLCRLINEVVQKADYSDDQRLTELVQESKAIWDNEAFRRGNSIVSQRVMAQVSAVGKFRDNGNLGYYQKISELASNPAALPLLPEKLAEVARKIFRANNVDIMFVGEEGELEAFENLMKPFVETWDATELSDDALQITRLSGNDGIVTAGKVQYVAQGGNFIDHGFKHVGPMSVLETILRYEYLWIRIRVQGGAYGAFANFYDDGNMIFCSYRDPNLLETLNVYKELPQYLRDFTLTDREMRKYIIGTMSSLDLPMTPALRGPRAMGMYFSGAKLEDKVEFRKQVIACKPEDIVALADVVEPVLNDNHICTMGNEQKIKDTGNVFDNIVSLG, translated from the coding sequence ATGGAAATAAATAAGGTTTATTCTGGCTTTCGCCTTGACCGCATTGAGCGCATTGATGAGATCAATGGTACCGCTTATGAAATGAAGCACGAAAAGTCTGGTGCTCGCTTAATTTATATCGATTCACCAGATTCTAATAAAGTATTCAATATTGCTTTTAGAACAACACCTCATAATAGCACAGGTGTAGCACATATTATGGAGCACTCCGTTCTATGTGGTTCTCGCAAATTCCCATTAAAAGAGCCATTTGTTGAACTTGTAAAAGGTTCTTTAAATACGTTCCTAAACGCTATGACATATCCGGATAAAACGATGTATCCTGTAGCGAGTAAGAACGATAAAGACTTCCATAATTTGATGGACGTATATCTTGATGCCGTATTCTACCCACGTGTTCGTGAAGATGCAGAAATCGTAATGCAAGAAGGGTGGCATTATGAGCTCGAAAATGCAGATGATGAACTTACCTACAAGGGTGTTGTGTTCAATGAGATGAAGGGTGTTTACTCATCTCCTGACTCTGTATTAGAACGCCAAATGATGCGTGAGCTTTTCCCAGATACAACTTATGGTGTTGACTCTGGTGGGGATCCTGATTATATTACAGATTTAACATATGAAGAATTCCAAGAGTTCTATCGTGTTCACTATCATCCATCTAACAGTTATATCTTTTTGTATGGTGATATGAATATTGAAGAGCAATTAGCATTCTTGAATGATGAGTACTTAAGTCATTTTGATGCTATCGATGTTCATACGGAGGTGGCTCTACAAGCTCCATTTACAGAAGGTAAAGTAGTGAGCTATCCATATAGCGTAGGTTCTGAGGAGCCAACAGATAATCGTACATTGCATTCCTTTGCTTACGTATTGCCGGATGTAACACCAGAACATAGCTTGGCATTTGAAGTGTTAACACATGCTTTGTTAACATCTCCTGCAGCACCTCTTAAACAGGCGTTGGTAAAAGCTGGTATCGGATCTGATGTTAGTGGCTATTACTTAGATAGCATTCGTCAACCTATGTGGACAGTACAAGCTACAGGTTCTAATCTAGATAAACAAGCTGACTTGCAACGTATTGTAGAGTCTACATTACAAGAGTTATGTGATAAGGGCTTAGATAAAGAGTTATTAGAGGCTTCTTTAAATAGCATTGAATTTGCTCTTCGTGAAAGCGATTTTGGTGGTCGTCCTATTGGTTTAGCCTATATTATCCGTATGATGGATAATTGGCTATATGATAACGATCCATTGGAATTATTACACTATGAAGAGGCATTAGCAAATATTCGCAAGGGTTTAGCTGGCACATATTTCGAAGATTTAATTCGTCATTCCATCTTGAATAATAACCATAAAGTTCTTGTATCTATTTATCCTGAACGTGGTCTTCAAGAACGTAAAGATGCAGAGGTTAAAGAACATTTAGCTACAGTAAAAGCTAATATGACCTCTGAAGAAATCGAAGCAATTGTAGAGCAAACAAAACGCCTAAAAATTCGTCAAGAAACACCAGATAGCGATGAAGCTCTAGCGTCTATTCCTTTGCTCGAGTTGTCTGATTTAAATCCTAATATTGAAGCCGTAGAACGCCGTGAAAGTAAAATTGGCAATACTACAGTTCACTTTGTTCCTACTTTTACAAAAGGTATCAATTATGTGGGTTTGTACTTTAAATTGAACTGCCTCACTGAGGAAGAACTATTCTACGCTGATATTTTAAGTGATATCCTCGGTCGTATTGATACATCTGAACGCGGTTATGAAGCACTGGCTAAAGATATTAATATGAATTTAGGTGGATTAAGTTCTGATATTACGGCCATTAGTAAAGATGGTAAGCGTGATGAATTTACGCCTCTTATGATTGTACGTGCGAAAGCATTACATTCTAAATTACCTGATTTATGTCGCTTGATTAATGAAGTAGTTCAAAAGGCAGATTATAGCGATGATCAACGTTTGACTGAACTTGTTCAAGAAAGCAAAGCCATTTGGGATAATGAAGCATTCCGCCGTGGTAATTCCATCGTGAGTCAACGCGTTATGGCTCAAGTATCTGCAGTTGGTAAGTTTAGAGATAATGGTAATTTAGGATATTATCAAAAAATTAGTGAACTAGCATCTAATCCTGCAGCATTGCCACTTTTACCAGAGAAATTAGCCGAAGTGGCTCGTAAGATATTCCGCGCTAACAATGTAGATATTATGTTTGTTGGGGAAGAAGGCGAATTAGAAGCCTTTGAAAACCTTATGAAACCTTTCGTTGAAACTTGGGATGCTACAGAATTGAGTGATGATGCATTACAAATCACTCGTCTATCTGGCAACGATGGTATCGTTACTGCTGGTAAGGTTCAATACGTAGCTCAAGGTGGTAACTTCATCGATCATGGTTTCAAACATGTTGGTCCAATGAGCGTGTTAGAAACGATTCTACGTTATGAATACCTTTGGATTCGTATTCGTGTACAAGGTGGCGCTTACGGAGCATTTGCTAATTTCTATGATGATGGCAATATGATTTTCTGCAGTTATCGCGATCCTAACTTGTTGGAAACTTTGAATGTATATAAAGAGTTGCCTCAATACCTTCGTGACTTCACATTGACTGACCGTGAAATGCGTAAGTATATTATCGGTACTATGAGTTCTTTAGACTTGCCAATGACACCTGCATTGCGTGGACCACGTGCAATGGGTATGTACTTCAGCGGTGCTAAATTAGAGGACAAAGTAGAGTTCCGTAAACAAGTAATCGCATGTAAGCCAGAAGATATTGTTGCATTAGCAGATGTGGTAGAACCTGTATTGAATGATAATCATATTTGCACAATGGGTAACGAACAAAAGATTAAAGATACTGGTAATGTGTTTGATAACATTGTGTCTTTAGGATAA
- the cobO gene encoding cob(I)yrinic acid a,c-diamide adenosyltransferase — protein sequence MSERGLILVNTGNGKGKTTAALGVALRAVGQGLKVLILQFIKSGNGYGELAGLAKLGDQVEIRSMGKGFIYYKRDEVGEAELARHKEAAQEAWHTLVEEVNSDRWDLIIMDEINNAINYELIDVNSVVNMLKHKPERLHVILTGRYAKPEIIDIADTVTEMKVIKHAYEKGIKAAKGIEF from the coding sequence ATGAGTGAACGAGGCTTAATTTTAGTTAATACCGGCAATGGTAAAGGTAAAACGACAGCAGCCTTAGGTGTAGCATTACGCGCTGTTGGCCAAGGTCTTAAGGTTTTAATCTTACAATTTATAAAAAGTGGTAATGGCTATGGCGAACTAGCAGGTCTTGCTAAATTAGGGGACCAAGTAGAAATTCGTTCCATGGGTAAGGGATTCATTTACTATAAACGAGATGAAGTAGGCGAGGCTGAATTGGCACGTCACAAAGAGGCAGCTCAAGAGGCTTGGCACACATTAGTAGAAGAAGTAAATTCAGATCGATGGGACCTCATCATTATGGATGAAATCAATAATGCCATTAATTATGAGCTTATTGATGTAAATTCTGTAGTAAATATGCTGAAGCATAAACCCGAGCGCTTACACGTCATTTTGACGGGTCGTTATGCTAAACCTGAAATCATTGACATTGCCGATACGGTAACAGAGATGAAGGTAATTAAGCATGCTTATGAGAAAGGCATTAAAGCTGCTAAGGGGATAGAGTTCTAA
- a CDS encoding sirohydrochlorin cobaltochelatase produces MKGIIIASFGSIYQDAVEKSIGSIEKKVRSMYSDMEVRRVFLSDALVEKWNEKYDEKISSFTEAMQDFARLGVDEVYIQPITLVADQCYQQMRKQALKFLHSNEYGFNQVNIGKPLLTSLGVKNYADDYEATLESIVRHVNTKALNKSIVLMANGQNQLEFSTLQLKAMYGAAPNVVVFTTNGFPTFKQALTLLDRMGHKDLLVVPLALIGSTHLMDYLGGERSDSIYALLAEEGYNVDIWNEGLGENPYVQDLFLKHLGQAIRMSDRKRPMPRESVKPVMTNSRIEAQGMIS; encoded by the coding sequence ATGAAAGGCATAATTATTGCATCCTTTGGATCAATTTATCAAGATGCTGTGGAGAAATCCATCGGCAGTATAGAGAAAAAAGTACGTTCCATGTATAGCGATATGGAGGTACGCCGTGTATTCTTATCTGATGCATTAGTGGAAAAGTGGAATGAGAAATATGATGAAAAGATTTCTTCTTTCACAGAGGCTATGCAGGATTTTGCTCGGTTGGGTGTCGATGAGGTATACATTCAACCCATTACATTGGTAGCAGATCAGTGTTACCAACAAATGCGTAAACAAGCATTGAAGTTTTTACATAGCAATGAATATGGTTTTAATCAAGTAAATATTGGTAAACCATTACTTACATCATTAGGTGTAAAAAACTATGCTGACGATTATGAAGCAACATTAGAAAGTATCGTACGTCATGTTAATACAAAAGCACTTAATAAATCTATAGTGCTCATGGCAAATGGTCAAAACCAATTAGAGTTTAGTACATTACAATTGAAAGCCATGTATGGGGCAGCACCAAATGTAGTAGTATTTACTACAAATGGATTCCCTACATTTAAACAAGCACTTACATTATTAGATCGTATGGGTCATAAAGACTTGTTAGTAGTACCATTAGCTCTTATTGGTTCTACACATTTAATGGACTACCTTGGCGGTGAGCGTTCTGACTCCATTTATGCATTGCTCGCTGAAGAAGGGTATAATGTAGATATTTGGAATGAAGGTCTTGGTGAAAACCCTTATGTACAAGATTTATTCTTGAAACATCTAGGCCAAGCTATCCGCATGTCAGATCGGAAGCGTCCCATGCCTCGTGAATCTGTAAAACCTGTAATGACAAACTCTCGTATAGAAGCACAAGGTATGATTTCTTAA
- a CDS encoding cobyrinate a,c-diamide synthase: MNTVHIPRVVIAGTNSGVGKTTIVAGLLAAYANGGRTVQSFKVGPDYIDPGFHKIASGRDSYNLDTWLVPPHKLNPFFATMAHGVDLAIIEGVMGLYDGGREGVSSTAQIAKQLNAPVVLVIDCKAMGESAAAIAKGFRDYDPEVNFGGVILNRLGSANHERMVREGMDKIGVPVIGAIYRDDRMHSPERHLGLTPVTEIDPTEAINTIREAVEKMVNLGQLLDIASSAPAIELPEAVDAKSVEKRVKIGVAYDEAFSFYYPASLAALEEKGAELVYFSPLNDFEVPDVDGLVFGGGFPEMFLFQLSSNESMKESICQANEKGMPIYAECGGLMYLCESIHDFEGTVYDTVGIVPANCIMQQKLQKVGYVTATAKRDTLLGATDTSLRGHEFHFSTMEPTVENFPWAFHLEGGRKPQSYDGGYATDNVLASYLHLNFAGSDEGAQHFIDICAKYKAKRS, translated from the coding sequence ATGAACACAGTACATATTCCACGTGTTGTCATTGCTGGCACTAACTCTGGTGTAGGTAAAACAACTATCGTAGCGGGCTTATTGGCTGCTTATGCAAATGGTGGACGTACGGTGCAATCCTTTAAAGTGGGCCCGGATTATATTGATCCGGGCTTTCATAAAATTGCATCCGGCCGTGACAGCTATAATTTAGATACGTGGCTCGTGCCACCTCACAAATTAAATCCTTTCTTTGCTACTATGGCGCATGGAGTAGACCTTGCTATTATTGAAGGTGTTATGGGCCTTTATGATGGTGGTCGAGAAGGCGTTAGTTCTACAGCTCAAATTGCTAAACAATTGAATGCACCGGTGGTGCTTGTTATCGATTGCAAGGCCATGGGTGAAAGTGCGGCAGCTATTGCTAAAGGTTTCCGTGATTATGATCCAGAGGTAAACTTTGGCGGCGTTATCTTAAACCGCTTAGGTTCTGCCAACCACGAGCGCATGGTTCGTGAAGGTATGGATAAAATAGGTGTACCTGTTATTGGTGCTATTTATCGCGATGATCGTATGCACTCTCCAGAGCGCCATTTAGGACTCACACCTGTTACTGAGATTGATCCAACAGAGGCAATCAACACGATTCGCGAAGCTGTTGAGAAAATGGTAAATCTAGGTCAATTGTTGGATATTGCATCTAGTGCACCTGCTATCGAGTTGCCGGAGGCTGTAGATGCTAAATCCGTTGAAAAGCGAGTTAAAATTGGCGTAGCCTATGATGAGGCGTTCTCTTTCTACTATCCTGCAAGTTTAGCTGCCTTAGAAGAGAAGGGGGCCGAGCTCGTATACTTTAGCCCTCTTAATGACTTTGAAGTTCCTGATGTAGACGGTCTAGTATTTGGCGGTGGATTCCCTGAAATGTTCTTGTTCCAACTCTCTAGTAACGAGTCAATGAAGGAGTCTATCTGTCAAGCCAACGAAAAAGGTATGCCTATTTATGCTGAATGTGGTGGCCTTATGTATTTATGTGAAAGTATCCACGATTTTGAGGGTACCGTATATGATACGGTAGGTATTGTACCGGCTAATTGCATTATGCAACAAAAGCTGCAAAAAGTAGGATATGTTACGGCTACAGCTAAGCGAGATACCTTGTTAGGGGCTACTGATACATCTCTTCGTGGTCATGAGTTCCATTTCTCCACTATGGAGCCGACTGTAGAGAATTTCCCTTGGGCATTCCACTTAGAAGGGGGCCGCAAACCTCAATCCTATGACGGTGGCTATGCGACTGATAATGTATTAGCATCGTATTTACATTTAAACTTTGCTGGTTCTGATGAAGGGGCTCAACATTTTATTGATATATGTGCTAAGTATAAAGCTAAAAGGAGCTAA